gcatgaccttggatgaccttgaccttgggtcaaggtcacatgtattttggtaggaaaaatgtgtaaagcagttcttagtgtatgatgtcattgctatgtaaaggtcaaggtcaagcatgtgagtcgtatgggctttgcccttcttgttttccttATAtctggaaaaaacaaacattgcaaACTGATTCACAcatttttctgttgtcaatttaTTCCAGCGACATGCCTACAGAACGATTTCCAGTGCTCCAATGGGCAGTGTATTCAGCAGGAATGGCTGTGTGACACTGAGAACGACTGCGGAAATAACGAGGATGAAGTAGGATGTCGTGAGTATTGATCGGCCGACTGTCTCACCACTACAGTTAATCAGTAATGTTGAAGATGGATTGGGTGTGTCCTATATCTGTCTGCTTGGGTATTACAGTCAAACCCGTCTgcagtaaaaaaataaaataaaaattaaagtAAAAAAACTCTTTCAAGACCACCTAATCTAATACTCCTCCCCTAGTGAGACCTTGCTTTTACAGCCATTCTGTTCATTATAatctctgtaaatctacctccattttaaagacagccttttttaagacctaattttctcggatttttttaggtcttaaaagggggggggcgggggggggggggggggggggttccactgtataacgaccacccaaggacCAAggggtcgttatagacaggtgtttactatggaaaggtgaattatatagcaTAAAAACTTCTCTGCGATCCTTGGGATGGTGGTTGTGATTAGGAATGTGGTCGCTTTGGAGATGTGATGgcaagggcaggtttgactgtatttcaTTCCACTCTActgctgtctgtctcttcctgtgtcaccctgtctttttGTCTAGCGCCTAAACAGTGTGTATTGATGCTCCAAGCACAACAAGAAGAGGCAGGGAGagatagaaacagagagagggggagagagagacagacagacagacagagagagagaatattaaTTGAACTATATTATTAACGCGacaatggcctagtggttaTGACATTGGGCTCCAAAATGGAAGGTTAAGGGGTCGAATCCCAGCTTCACCTGGTGGGTTCAGACCAAACATTTGTTAAGAGCGGATGAAAATGTGCTGATCTCTCTGGTTCACTTTGTAGGCTTAATCCCCATGTATACCCACAAGTACAAGCTCAAATATGCACAAAAAGGATCCTGTATTtcatttaaagaaaaagaaaacacaccagtaaccaggttaggtacgtttatatctaggatcaatatttcggcacgttaataataataataataataacgggcatttataaagcgccttatcagaagttcaaagcgcatgacaacaatacatgtacacaaaaatcatacaatcactgtcagattcaaacaacacatcatgcacatctcacatccccagactctatactaaggaactatccgtagtgttgttggaacaagtgagttttcaaattggacttaaaagatgaaatggatggagagtgacgtaattgaaaggggagtgaattccataactgaggtccataatacgaaaacgtgcggaagccatgagccttgcgtttaaagcgaccttgacggagaagtcgttgctgccttcttcgggatgctAAGCTTATCATTTCCTGTATTTCATGTCAGATTGCAGTGGGTTATTGAATTTAATtaaccaagcatgcatcctcccCCCAAAAGATATGGTGCgttgactgcctaaatggcaagGGGAAAAACTGACCATACATGTAAATGCCCATTCGTGCAGCCCACATTGTACACCAACACAGGCTTTTTTAGACTGTGATCATGTGATGCTGTAGGGCCAGCAGTTTTTGAGACTGTGTGAAACGTGATTGTTTTACTTTTAGAGGCTGACTGCGGTTGGGGCCAGCAGTTTTTGAGACTGTGTGAAACGTGATTGTTTTACTTTTAGAGACTGACTGCGGTTGGGGCCAGCAGTTTTTGAGACTGTGTGAAACGTGATTGTTTTACTTTTAGAGACTGACTGCTGTGGGGCATGGCCAACAGTTTTTGAGACTGTGTGAAATGTGGTTGTTTTAGCCACGGACTGTTCCGGTGTCCACCAGTTCAAGTGCGCCAACAACAAGTGCATCACCATTGAGTTCCGCTGTGACGGAGACAACGACTGTCTCGACAACACTGACGAGCAGAGCTGTGGTACGTCTCCCTTAGAGATAATATTAGCTGACTACAGTGTATAATTATTATGATaaagagcttatatagcgcgaaccacaattaactgtgttctccgcgctttacatattaatttctgccgtttgaaatgaaattgtttacagacagacagacaaacagacattttttacacacaatatataacgcattcacatcgaccagcaaacctcaagcctgttaggcgagccttcacctttcacggcctattattccaagtcaaacgggtatttggtggacatttttatctatgcccatacaattttgccaggaaagacccttttgtcaattgtgggatctttaacgtgcacaccccaatgtagtgaacacgaagggacctcggtttttcgtctcatccgaaagactagcacttgaacccaccacctaggttaggaaaggggggagaaaattgcggcctgacccaggatcgaacacgcaacctcttgcttccgagcgcaagtgcgttaccactcggccacccagtccagtcCCAGTATAAGCGGAGGATAgtgcacaacaacacacaacaacttgaacaagtcgcgtgaagcgatataaaaacatttagtcaatctgtaggcatcaaactaaaagatcaacaccaaaaaccagtcatcgccgagactacattcagatagtctcggctaaacttccccaaagaccgagacgggtcccGCTCGTCTCCGCGCAGCATGCAAACATTATActcaacctattttctttcattctgagcgcgtttttcaagtaaacataacatatctttaTATTTGTGAACACAGCAGCAGTACGCCTAGTGTAGAGATAAGCTGTATAAGTGGATGAAATTGGGGacaaaaaagggaggggggggggggggggtagtttggAACAATTTAGCTGTGGTAGGTCTCCACTTAGAGATAAGCTGTATAAGGGGATGAtagtgcaaaacaaaacaaaaaaagggggggggggtgggctggGAGGACATGGGAGTGTTAAACAAAGCTGCGCTATATCTAGCTTAGAGACATTTATAAGCtgtatggggggagggggggggggagaggaaaaGTATTGAAGTAAAAGCTTTGGTATGTGTCGTGGACATATCAGCTATGTAAGTGGATAATAGTGCAGAGAGGGGATGgatggggggaagggagggagagctACTAACAAATTCAGCTGTGGTATATGTGGTGCAGGGTGATAAGCTAGATAACTGGTCCCTCTGCACAAAATGGGATGAAAGGGGTAGAGTAGAGGTAGCTAGATAACTGGTCCCTCTGCACAAAATGGGATGGAAGGGGTAGAGTAGAGGTACGGGTTGATGGGAGACTAGCTCCATTAGGGGTTGATAGTGCAGACAATTCAGATAAAGATTAACACAAATGTCATGGGTAAAAATTATTCGTAATAGAAATCCACTGTAATAAACATGAATGCTTCAAAGTGCCggttattgaaaaaaaagtgtgttggTTGCATAGCAGGTAAAATTAATCAAATTCAAAGACAGTATTAGtatgactgactgactcagaATTCCATTTCAGGCAAGACTGAATTTTAATCAAATCCGCAACTGTGTTTCACAATAAAATTTTCTTTGAAACGTCCGTTTATTCAGTATCTTTTGCTGCTGTATTTATGCTTGATTCATTCACTCATGCATTCTCTCCACCATTCAAATATTCAGATTTGCGAACTGTAAAAGATCCTGTTCTATGTGTTAGCTGGTATAGTTCCTTTCATTTATATCTTTTATGATACAGTAACACATTTTGCCACGCCCTTGCGGATCTGATATTAATTGTTAATTCATATGAGAATATTCTGATGCCTTAAAGTCACACTCTAAAGTCTCAGTGTATGCAGTCCCTGATGCATTCATCTGTGTTCTCATTCCATCATTCAGGGGCCAGGACTGCAATTGCATTTCAAAGACCCATTATGTTTGTTCTTTGATTCAGTCATGCTTTTGGTCCAACTTCAATAGCATTATTCAGCAAGACCGCTTCTGAGAATTTGCTTATGATGAGTTATTTCTGTTCAAACCTAGAGGTGAGAACGGAAAGTAGTCAGAACAGGAGAAAGATAGTTTTTAGTTTAAAATTcagtaaaaataaatgaataaatgaaagaGATTTAcctatgtttgttgttgtatgtaTGCTTGTTTGGCTGTTGTTAAGAAAACATAGATGCAATGCTCTGGACACCAGGAGCTTACTTCCCCTTTTTAAAACAGTTGATAGTTTTCAGGTAAATGTCCAAGTAAGAAGCAGCTGTTACAGTGGGACCCTTCTTGTAGGACCTTTAAAAATCTGAATAAATCAGGCCCTAAAAaaccggcacagttggcctagtggtaaggcgtccgccccgtgatcgggaggtcgtgggttcgaaccccggccgggtcatacctaagactttaaaattggcaatctagtggctgctccgcctggcgtctggcagtatggggttagtgctaggactggttggtccggtgtcagaataatgtgactgggtgagacatgaagcctgtgctgcgacttctggcttgtgtgtggcgcacgttaaatgttaaagcagcaccgctctgatatggcccttcgtggtcggctgggcgttaaccaaaacaaacaaaggcccttaaaaggagggagccttaaaatggaggtaaatttacagagcttatgaacGGAAAATCTAAAAAAGCAAAGTCtaaaaatggaggaagtcttaaattggggtgtctttaaggggggttccactgtgtaggATTTTGGGGAAGTTATGTCTGACTGTCTATGCTGTTTGTTTCAGACACCTGGCAGTGCCCTGTTGATGAGGTGAAATGTCCCAGCAGCCACCTGTGTATAGAAAAGGCCTGGCTGTGTGACGGAGACAACGATTGCCATGACAACTGGGACGAACAGCCGGCGAACTGTCCTGTAGCACCTGCTGGACGTCGTTAAGGTGTGAAATATTGTATGGATGTACGTTGGTGCCAAAAGTCAATGAAATCTGTTTCCGAACTCTGTTTCATATTTGTGTGAAACAGTTTtgtgaaaataaacaaaaataaaggagACTGAAAAGCATAGCATTCTGATCTTTTATTGTTTCAATTTGGTTCTCTTTTCTCTCTGCCCGTTCAAATTTTCAGTAACATTAGCTCTCACAGTTGTAGTAGTTCATCGACTCTTTAATGCTGGCAGTCATCCCTTATGCCAGCAGACAAAACCCAAGTGATTTCAGGTTCTTAATTTCGGTTATCTAGCGAATGTGTGCAAGACTTGTTGCTCTCAGGGACAAAAAAAAGTAGAatggaaacgaaaaacaaagaGATTTGTAAGTACATGCAAAAATTACTGTCTGCAAAGAGGACCAAAACCCAGTGCTTAAAATTTGAATAAGTATAATTATGGTAGTTTTCGTCGTGATTTGAggcctttttttttgtttccatTATAACTATCTGTTTAATTAGTTCTAGGGTTGgtgttttgtttccttttgtttttacatctgCTTGACATTAGCTATcactttaactcattgtctcccaggtacggatatatccgttccAACTCATATggctatctgacctggtacagatatatccatacacacagtcacttcagtcgcttcctgtaacgtcgatccaACGCCTGcgttccagcgtgttgatacacagttactacacagttactacaattctgagtgacctgctgcagcacagctggtctcggctaaaataACCTTgttcaacataggtggggtagaaagtgtttatTGACACAATAACAGGACTCCCCACCGATGCTTTACCTAGAGGGTCCTGCGACACCCAATTATAATTTATAATTATAATAAGGGGTCAAAGGACCTTTCAGTCGAATTTTAGACAGTCCCAAAACCGGAAGGACTTTTGGCAGTTCTGTGCGACCTTCACAAAAGTGTTATTTGTCATATCGGTTTGATTTCTCCGTAAATTTGTGTTGGCAGAGATCTGGCAGGACATTTCTTCGTCTTTGAACTACAGCCAAGTCTAGATTCTTGTCTATTCTGTATGGAAACTAGCAGACAATTGCATCAGTAAAGACGTTATGCATGATAACACAAATTTAGTGCggcccaggacccgctctttccAAGCATAGTGCATCACGGAACCCCCTTCAAGAATTGGTAGTAAGTATTTTGCGCCTTCTAGTGCGTAA
This region of Littorina saxatilis isolate snail1 linkage group LG8, US_GU_Lsax_2.0, whole genome shotgun sequence genomic DNA includes:
- the LOC138973591 gene encoding low-density lipoprotein receptor-like isoform X2 yields the protein MYLRLLQWQKGHNLLATCLQNDFQCSNGQCIQQEWLCDTENDCGNNEDEVGCPTDCSGVHQFKCANNKCITIEFRCDGDNDCLDNTDEQSCDTWQCPVDEVKCPSSHLCIEKAWLCDGDNDCHDNWDEQPANCPVAPAGRR
- the LOC138973591 gene encoding low-density lipoprotein receptor-like isoform X1; the protein is MRVCVIVLVILAVVAFADAKQKHKSSRKRATCLQNDFQCSNGQCIQQEWLCDTENDCGNNEDEVGCPTDCSGVHQFKCANNKCITIEFRCDGDNDCLDNTDEQSCDTWQCPVDEVKCPSSHLCIEKAWLCDGDNDCHDNWDEQPANCPVAPAGRR